cgaTTGAGGTCGTGCTGCCGCGGTAGAAGACTATGCCGTGGGAGTGGCGGAGGATTGTGTAATGGCGGGTTGATTCTGTTGGGTGGGCGATTAGGCCGCCTAGGAAGTGGGACACTTCGCCGTAGGCCTTTTGGATGGCGTTTGGGCCTGGGATTGGGAGGTCGGTTGCGGTGCGGGGGAGGGCGGATGGTGGATTGCGGAGGTTGGGGGTGCTTTTGTGGTTGCGGAGGGGTGGCGTTGAGAGGGTTGTTTGGGGTGGTCGGGGTTGAGTTGGGGGTTGTGGTATTGGAGGTGCGACATTGGAATTTTGGGAGTagggcggtggtggtgcgtATAGTTCCGGTGGTCTTCCGTTGCTGGTTGTTGGTCTTAGTGTTGGTGTAACTGTGTTTGGGGTCTTTCCGTGGGAGGTTTGTGGTCGTGGTGCTgtggtgaggatgatgccTGTTTCTTGGGGTGGTAGGGCGACGGGTTTGCGTTTGATGGAATGGTGGGTGGACATTGTTGCATTTTGGTTGTCATTGACCCTGTTTTTATAGAgtctgtggtggttgttgtatggatgatgaaaaggagaaagttgagaagcagaagtgATTGGCGTTGATAAGATAAGgattgatgatgtcgatCTGGGGAGCTCGGAAGCTTCTCATTGGCGGAATCCCTCGTGCATATGCTGAGTCAGATAAGGTTGTGCATAGTCATAAAGCATGCCATTCGATGATCTATGAGATGCGAGACGAAATAGGTGAAGATTTTGTGGGGATGATATGGCTCTTCCATGATTAGGACGTGTAATAGCTAAATGCTCCGACTGTATTTCTATTTTACCAACCAATATTGATAACCCACATAGTCATCACCAAAAGTCTGGGACTGACAGGATGGACATTGCGCCATAGCTTAACAAGTGAGGTTCACCAACGTTGCGCCTCGTACTGGCCAAGAAAGCTATCTGACAACCGCTGTTCGGCCACCGTCGAGCACGATTGTGTCCCCATTCAGGTATCCCCCTGACCGACTCGCCATCCACAGTATCGTACcggcaatatcctcatcgCTGCCCGCTCGGGTGAGAGGGTTAAGCTCAGTCGTAAAGGACCCCTCGGAGATCCCACGTCCTGACACGCCACTTTTATCAAATAGATGTTTCGAGAGGTCACTATAGAATAGACCTGGGGCAACACCATTGACACGGATCCGGTACGGCGCGAGTTGAGCCGCAAACACCTCGACTAGATGCAGTAAAGCGGCCTTCGAGAATGAGTATGCTAGACTCGCTGGACGGTTCATCATTGCTGATACGGAGCTGGTCACAATGACTTGCGGATGTGGTGACGCAAGCTCATTAGAATCCTGTGGTGGACGGCGCTTGTTCGCCTCGTCTAACAGTGGCAGAAATGCCAGAATGGTGTAGTGTGTGCCGGTCACGTTGACGTTCAGGGTCTCTGAAAAGTCGGTCATTTGATGACCCCAGTGATGGTCGCGGAATTCAGCCAGGGTTGGTGGTGAGCCATCTGGTTTGGGCGGTAAATGGGCGGATGGACCGTCGGTGCCGCTATTGGCAAATAGAAGGTCGATGTGCGAAGTCTGAGCCGCTACGGCGTGGTACGCATTCTCTAGAGATTCCTGCGAGGTGATGTCTGCGACAATGGGAATGATGGACTGGTTCGTCGCTTGAGCGGCTGTTTCATGAAGTGGTTGCTCACGACGCCCGATGATAAAAACTTTCTCGGCGTTGTTGGTATCTAGGGCAAGGGCAATGGTCCGCCCGAGGCCTAcatttattaatatataatactGAGGATGAGATACGGTAGTACACACCTGTTCCGCCGCCTGTAatgatggcgacgatgcCGTGAACGGAGAAAAGATTAGACGCATTCAGGGACATTATGAGGATACCATCAGCTCCAGGTGATTTGAAGAATAGCGGAAGTGAAATACACACGAATTCACTTAACTGGACTTGATATATGGCGGGGTTCACAGATCAGTGCCTTAGGCATGAAATACTACACGTGATGTATCACGTTTTTTAATTTCCTTATAAAGTGATCCTTCAGGAAATAGTAGGCATAATGAATTGAGATATTTCTCAGGTAAGATCACAGAACCTGGGTGACATTCATAGATTTGACTAAGAGCACAGCTGCGTATTCATACCGGGCTGTGTAATTTAGATGCCCAAACCCTCCACAATGGATTGAAACCATAGAGCTTCAGCTGTATTGACGTTAGTACTGTCCGTTCTGCCACAAATCCATCTCTGACATCCGTGTACCTACCACATGTTGACCCGATACTATAAGCGTCATGTCACCACTGTTGCATTGTTGCATTGATCTTCGAAAGCACGAAACGTGTCGCGTCGTCTTTGTATTTCGCAACGTATCTTCTATGAACCCCAAACCAAATTCCCGAGGCGCAATATATGTCGCCGTCATCACAATACGACCGCCGAATGGAATCGTACTTGGTGCACACTGTGTTGTTTACTCGGGGGAATTTCTGGCCCTGAATATTAGTTGTAGCTTTAGCTCGGAGAAGATAATCGAACCCCGGTGTTCTTGCTTGTCCCGAAGTCATATGGAAGACCAGGGATAAATGTAGGATCCCCCATTGAAACCGCAGCGACAACTGTAGACCTGTGAGTAGCTAGCCTGGCTATCCGAGCTACGCTCACCTACTCCTTTTACCCAGGTAATCTTCAATCGGAGGGATGGCTGGGATCTCTCTCTCGACTATGGAGCTGCAAAGAATGTCTCCGATGATATGGGCGCCCTATCTCCAGTTAATAAGCAGAGCGGAATAGTCTAAACTAATAACGAACCTGTGAGTATCCTAGAAGCCCGATCTTCGAATCTGGACAACGTGATGTATAAGTAGTAATCGCAGTGACCATAGCCTTGTCTCCGGTGAACACCGAAGAGCGATATCACCAGATGTCGCCGTATGCCGGATACTGGAGCGCTTCGGAGTCAGAACTTGGGAGTTGTTGCTTGATATGATCGGCTAGCTCTTTCATACGACCTTCCCCTGGCCAGGAGGTACTCTGTCGAGCAACAATCAAGTGGACCTTGACGCATGGAGAGGGCTGGCTGGCAAAGGCAAGCAAAAGGAAACTGAATAGTACAAGCAGGGCTAGATTCATTTTCCTCAGATACATGATTGGTGTGATGAACTGGAAAGTGATGTGATGAGAGTATGTTGAGTAAACgcggaagggaaagcagTCACTCCCTTCCTCAATAGGTGTTAATAAGTACCTCAGGCCGTTCATTACCTCTTTGGGTTATATCACATTTATACTAGCACTAGTTTCAGCGGCGACAGTGCTCCATATATAgagatatttcttttcttggttttctaGCCACCAACACTAAGATATAATCTATTAGTAAGTGGGAATAAATCGTGTTGCATTACTATAGTAGAGtaaggatatcatcgagaGAGGTTCGAAAATTATGATCAACAGGCGTTGCCATTGAGATTATGAGGGAGAATATCTGCACGAAAGTCTATGCAGATGGCCATGGTTTGCTCTGGTAGATCTAAGTAGATATGAAGGGCTAGAATGGCAATTTCCTGAGAACCTTGTAATGCTCGTTGTTGGGGAAATAGGAAACATAACAGAAGATAGTAATTGGACAAAGACACAAAAgataaagacaaagacaaagcaaaggcaaaAGATGGCttaagaaaaaggaaaggagagaaagaagggttTACAGCTAGTTATCACTGTTAAGCATCTTTTCAATGTCACATTCAACTTCCAGGTGTCGTCTATGCCATCTGTGGGCTACAAGACCAGCCCGGTTTCTCACTACCATGTGGCAGTAACTGCACATGTACCAGACAGGGAAAAGGTGG
This window of the Aspergillus oryzae RIB40 DNA, chromosome 8 genome carries:
- a CDS encoding SDR family NAD(P)-dependent oxidoreductase (predicted protein), encoding MSLNASNLFSVHGIVAIITGGGTGLGRTIALALDTNNAEKVFIIGRREQPLHETAAQATNQSIIPIVADITSQESLENAYHAVAAQTSHIDLLFANSGTDGPSAHLPPKPDGSPPTLAEFRDHHWGHQMTDFSETLNVNVTGTHYTILAFLPLLDEANKRRPPQDSNELASPHPQVIVTSSVSAMMNRPASLAYSFSKAALLHLVEVFAAQLAPYRIRVNGVAPGLFYSDLSKHLFDKSGVSGRGISEGSFTTELNPLTRAGSDEDIAGTILWMASRSGGYLNGDTIVLDGGRTAVVR